From the Polaribacter gangjinensis genome, the window CATCAAAATGAATGATTTTGGTAAAATATTTGGAAACATCCACCACAATTCCATCCCCAACACATTGTCCTGCTAAAGAAGTTCCTGCAGTTCTTGGGATTAATGTGATTGAGTTTTTTGATGCAAAATCTATCAGAATTTTAAGGTCATTTTCATTTTTTGGATACGCAACTGCCAACGGAATTTTTCGATAAACTGATGCATCAGTTGCATAAATGGATTTGTGTAATTGGTCAAAAACGAGTTCACCAGAAAGTGAATTGTGTAAGTTTTCTAAAGTGCGATTATCAATCATTGAGTGTAAACAAAATAGATTTTTTAATATACAAATATCCGAATAATATTTGCAAAAAGTGAGATTGACCTATTTGTTTTGTTACTTTTATTGATTTCTTAAAAATTACTTTTTTAACTTTAAAATCAATGGAAAAATTGGATAATTATCAAGTTTTACTCAAAAAGAACTTCTTAATGAATTGTTAAAGAAATATCATTTCGTTCTCAGATTCCTATATTTGTTTGTTTATCAAAATCAATTCAATTCTAATGAAAAAAATTACCATTTTATTCTTCCTATTTTCTGTTTGTAGCTTTTCTCAAAAAGTAGATTTATCTTATTATTTACCCAATGAAAATTACAATGCTGCAATTCCAAAACCCAAAGATATTATTGGTCATGAATTAGGAGAGTGGCATGTAACACATGATAAATTAGTGCAATACATGACTGCATTAGCGAAAGTTTCTGATCGAATTTCTATTGAAAATAGAGGAGAAACTTTTGAAGGAAGACCCTTAATTTTATTGACAATTACTTCGCCTGAAAATCATAAAAATTTAGAAAAAATCAAGCAAAATCATATTGCAGCTACTAATGATGCAACTATTGATATTTCCAATCATCCAATTGTGGTAAATCAAGGATTTTCTATTCATGGAAATGAAGCAAGTGGTTCAAATGCAGCTTTGGCAATTGCCTATTATTTAGCGGCTTCTGATACGGAATCAACTAAAGAATTATTGAAAAATACGATCATTTTATTTGATCCTTCTTTCAATCCTGATGGATTGCAACGTTTTTCATATTGGGCGAATTCGAATAAAAATAAACACATCAATCCTGATCCAAATGATAGAGAATATCATGAAGTTTGGCCTGGAGGAAGAACCAATCATTATCAATTTGACATGAACAGAGATTGGTTGCCTGCGCAATTGCCAGAAAGCAAAGCGCGTTTGAAAACGTTTCATGATTGGTTGCCAAATATTTTGACGGATCATCATGAAATGGGAAGTAATTCTAGTTTCTTTTTTCAACCAGGAATTCCTTCAAGAACAAATCCTTTAACTCCACAAATCAATCAAGATTTGACTAGAGAAATTGGAAATTACCACGCAAAAGCTTTTGATAAAATAGGTTCTTTATATTATTCTGAAGAAAGTTTTGATGATTTTTATTACGGAAAAGGTTCTACATTTCCAGATATCAATGGTAGTATTGGCATTTTGTTTGAACAAGCAAGTTCAAGAGGTCATGCTCAAGAAACAGAAAACGGAATTTTGACATTTCCTTTTACCATAAGAAATCAAGTAACTGCGGCCTTTTCAACCTTGGAAGCTGCTAAAAATATGCGCATAAAAATCTTGAAATATCAGCAAGATTTCTATGCAGAATCTAGAAAAACATTTGAGAAAAAAGCCTTAGTCTTTGGAGATGAAAAAGATGCTGCCAAAACTTTTCATTTGGCAGAAGTTTTGAAAAGACAGCAAATTAGCATTCACGAAGTTGCTTCGGATTTTTCTCAGAATGGCAAAAATTTCAAGAAAGGATACAGTTATGTTGTTCCAATGAATCAAAAAAATCATCGTTTGTTAAAAGCGATGTTTACGGTGCAAACAACTTTT encodes:
- a CDS encoding M14 family zinc carboxypeptidase, translated to MKKITILFFLFSVCSFSQKVDLSYYLPNENYNAAIPKPKDIIGHELGEWHVTHDKLVQYMTALAKVSDRISIENRGETFEGRPLILLTITSPENHKNLEKIKQNHIAATNDATIDISNHPIVVNQGFSIHGNEASGSNAALAIAYYLAASDTESTKELLKNTIILFDPSFNPDGLQRFSYWANSNKNKHINPDPNDREYHEVWPGGRTNHYQFDMNRDWLPAQLPESKARLKTFHDWLPNILTDHHEMGSNSSFFFQPGIPSRTNPLTPQINQDLTREIGNYHAKAFDKIGSLYYSEESFDDFYYGKGSTFPDINGSIGILFEQASSRGHAQETENGILTFPFTIRNQVTAAFSTLEAAKNMRIKILKYQQDFYAESRKTFEKKALVFGDEKDAAKTFHLAEVLKRQQISIHEVASDFSQNGKNFKKGYSYVVPMNQKNHRLLKAMFTVQTTFKDSLFYDISAWTFNHAFGVDFAENLPLSKAGKEITELSLKKGMVSKQSDYGYLMPWNEFYAPKALNAILQKGLRAKVAMKNFTNETNNYDYGTIFIPVQNQVLNSSEIFQFLSEISSESAINIYGVSSGLNDGIDLGSENFAAIKTPKVAMLVGDGISGNDSGEIWHLFDQRFEMALTRLDLSYFSRVDISKYTHIIIPSSSNIGKNEEEKLKTWLMNGGILIGYKNTAKWLANSKFINLEFEAPKRDSIKNVSFENRSLQSGAQVIGGAIFEAKVDRSHPINFGYKNDKIALFRNSTLFIKPDKISYNNPIQYTSNPLLNGYISKENAKVIPNTIPFKAQRLGSGRVLVFTDNTNFRGFWFGTNKLLMNAVFFGSEM